The window TCCGAGTTGCAACGCAAACGGCGAAGTCTCGGGCAGGCTCAAGGAGAAGCGGCCTGTGCCAACGCGTCGAGTAACCAGCGTATCCCCTGGGCGTAGACCGGGGTGTACGTCCAGCCTTTGAGGTGAGCCACCAGCCTCCAGTACCGGTCCATCCGGGGATCGGAGACGGACTGCATGTACTCCAGAAACCAGCGGATGAACCGGCGGTCAGGCTGACGGCCCATCATGAGGGCGAGCGTTTCCAGGGATGCCCTCAGTTGGGCCTGGGCCACAGCGTCCGCCGGGTCGCGCTGCTCCTCCACCGCCCCCCGCCCCAGGATCAACAGGGCCTGGACCGCGTTGCCCCAGGCCTCCACCTGCTCGGTCGGCACTCCCGGCACCGGCCGCGTCTGATTCCCCAGGGTTCGCTGGAAGCCCGCGTCGGTCACCAGCTCCGCCAACTCCAGCCAGGATTCCAGTTGCTCCTCGGTAAGCTCTTCGGGCAGGTCTTCCACCGCCGCCCGCCACACCTCAGGGTGGCCGGTCTGCCCGTCCATGGCGCGTTTCAGGTGGGTGGCCAGGAAGGTCTCACGCTCCAGTGCCCCCAGGCGGGCCAGGTTCTGGAGTCGGCTGAGCCGGGTCAGGATGAACTCCGGTTGGCCGCGCAACACGGCCCGCAGCAACACCTGCTGGCGTTGCAGCGCCCGCTGCTGCATCTCCAGGACTTCTAACTGCAAAGAGACGGC is drawn from Deinococcus terrestris and contains these coding sequences:
- a CDS encoding MerR family transcriptional regulator, with protein sequence MADLLTIGEVAKRAGVSVQTLRHYDRLGLLVPTRVSPSGYRLYSEEDCTRLELLRALRGAHFDLETIAGLLEGTCSPAQAVSLQLEVLEMQQRALQRQQVLLRAVLRGQPEFILTRLSRLQNLARLGALERETFLATHLKRAMDGQTGHPEVWRAAVEDLPEELTEEQLESWLELAELVTDAGFQRTLGNQTRPVPGVPTEQVEAWGNAVQALLILGRGAVEEQRDPADAVAQAQLRASLETLALMMGRQPDRRFIRWFLEYMQSVSDPRMDRYWRLVAHLKGWTYTPVYAQGIRWLLDALAQAASP